From a single Miscanthus floridulus cultivar M001 chromosome 8, ASM1932011v1, whole genome shotgun sequence genomic region:
- the LOC136469949 gene encoding uncharacterized protein — protein MVRLNLVNYRRKRIKKSARKTKNSRLTQQQEVRDVVDLDGAPDVDEDTNIAEVEEVDAARGKTIRKIGPMDNFTMPLDQDSLSSTRVIWKQLITESIMKERMHSLQRYIARWVYVRGVAFNQINNVEFDQVIEVAGRFGPGGKKPNQHQLREKLLFEEVEETKKMMKAHEEEWAKNGCSIMIDAWTDQIRRSIMNMCMHCTIGSRFLESKETLEESHTGQLIFEYLDGCIERVGAENVVQVVIDNASNNMVAKDLLFMKRPNIFWTSCATHTLNLMLEGIGKMKKFKGYIDQAKSLTIFIYAHHRTLALMRKYTKKRDIVRPGATRFASNFLTLQSLYEKKEQLRAMSQCDEWDKFLGLSHIKKNSKGVLATSTMTIPTFWSGVTLCLRVFEPLIKVLRMVDSDIKPSLSFLYGDIIKAKEEIKTGFRNIEKTRNLNLYNNVIEIIDDKMKDRLDTPLHKVAYLLNPYYSYNDDSIFMNEEIMDGFFTIVETFYHGDYDKQNKVLNEELCKFREKQGHFGKPVAKASCKQYDFNPEFKDDPYIYAFDSLKHIGIIDLLHEHNDFLSYVV, from the exons ATGGTGag GTTAAACCTTGTAAATTATAGACGGAAAAGGATAAAGAAAAGTGCAAGAAAGACTAAAAATTCTAGGCTTACTCAACAACAAGAGGTTAGAGATGTTGTGGACCTTGATGGTGCACCGGATGTTGATGAGGACACCAACATAGCAGAGGTAGAAGAGGTTGATGCGGCTAGAGGGAAGACCATTAGGAAAATAGGGCCTATGGATAATTTTACAATGCCTCTTGATCAAGACTCCCTAAGCAGCACAAGGGTGATCTGGAAGCAATTAATCACTGAATCAATAATGAAAGAGAGAATGCATAGCTTGCAGCGCTACATTGCGAGATGGGTGTATGTGCGTG GTGTGGCTTTTAACCAGATTAACAATGTAGAGTTTGATCAAGTTATAGAAGTAGCTGGCAGATTCGGCCCTGGTGGAAAGAAACCAAACCAGCACCAGTTGAGAGAGAAATTATTGTTTGAGGAAGTTGAGGAGACAAAGAAGATGATGAAGGCACATGAAGAGGAATGGGCTAAGAATGGTTGCTCAATCATGATAGATGCATGGACTGACCAGATAAGGAGAAGTATCATGAATATGTGTATGCACTGCACCATTGGCTCAAGATTTCTTGAATCAAAGGAAACCTTAGAAGAGTCACACACTGGACAGCTTATTTTTGAGTATTTGGATGGATGTATTGAGAGAGTAGGTGCTGAAAATGTAGTCCAAGTTGTCATAGATAATGCTTCAAACAATATGGTAGCAAAGGATTTACTTTTTATGAAGAGGCCAAACATATTTTGGACATCATGTGCAACTCACACCCTGAATTTGATGCTTGAAGGAATTGGGAAGATGAAGAAGTTCAAGGGCTACATTGATCAAGCTAAGTCACTGACCATCTTTATCTACGCACACCATAGAACCTTGGCTTTAATGAGGAAATATACAAAGAAGAGAGATATTGTGAGGCCTGGTGCAACTAGATTTGCTTCCAATTTCCTAACTTTGCAAAGCTTGTATGAGAAGAAGGAGCAACTACGGGCAATGTCTCAATGTGATGAATGGGACAAATTCTTAGGTTTGAGCCACATCAAGAAGAATAGCAAAGGTGTCCTAGCTACTTCCACAATGACAATACCTACCTTTTGGAGTGGGGTTACACTTTGCTTGAGGGTATTTGAGCCACTGATCAAGGTACTTCGCATGGTTGATAGTGATATCAAACCATCCTTGTCATTTCTGTATGGGGACATCATAAAGGCCAAGGAAGAAATCAAGACGGGCTTTCGCAACATTGAGAAGACAAGAAATCTCAATCTGTACAACAATGTTATAGAGATCATTGATGATAAGATGAAGGATAGGCTGGACACTCCATTGCATAAGGTTGCTTATCTTTTGAACCCATATTACAGCTACAATGATGATTCCATCTTCATGAATGAGGAAATCATGGATGGATTCTTCACTATTGTTGAGACCTTTTACCATGGTGACTATGACAAGCAAAACAAAGTGCTCAATGAGGAGCTATGCAAGTTTAGAGAGAAACAAGGTCACTTTGGAAAACCTGTAGCAAAGGCTAGCTGCAAGCAATATGATTTCAACCCAG AATTCAAGGACGATCCTTACATCTACGCTTTTGACAGTTTGAAGCACATTGGCATTATTGATTTACTCCATGAACATAATGACTTTCTTAGTTATGTTGTTTGA
- the LOC136469951 gene encoding uncharacterized protein codes for MTTYIKSINRKMWKLVKTKIEIEDPENPTAAKEVLLQNNGIALSAIHDALDERTFKKIKNFDMAHEAWKKLEESFEGTQAVKGAKAYILKEKFARFMMKEDESVPEMFHKLQVLVNDLKVLGEEVKDNDFSHKFLRCLPSRFGTLVTILVRSGLDTKTPKQVLGDVMTDDTYRDDEEKEEKNKDKKDEKKDEKKKSVAFKASSSSKGKAKQETSSEDDDSSFDEMDDEKMALFLKRFVKFMVKKGYRARRKKSSSKNKEEARRCFKCNSKDNLIAECLHRQGQKTNSNFRDAELEF; via the exons atgaccacctatatcaagtcaatcaatagaaagatgTGGAAGTTGGTGAaaaccaagattgagatagaagatccggagaatcccacagCCGCTAAAGaggtgctactccaaaataatggcattgctcttagtgccattcatgatgcattggACGAGAGAACATTTAAGAAAATCAAGAACTTTGatatggctcatgaggcatggaagaagttggaggaatcatttgaaggcactcaagcggTGAAAGGtgccaaggcatacatcctcaaggagaagtttgcaagattcatgatgaaggaggatgagagtgtaccagagatgttccataagcttcaagtgcttgtcaatgatctcaaagtacTTGGTGAGGAAGTAAAGGACaatgacttctcccacaagtttttgagatgcttaccatcaagatttggtacattggtcactattctagtgaggagtggtttggacaccaagACACCAAagcaagtgttgggagatgtgatgaccgatgacacatatagagatgatgaagaaaaggaagaaaagaacaaggataagaaagatgagaaaaaggatgagaagaagaagagtgtggcattcaaggcctcGTCATCATCAAAGGGgaaagccaagcaagaaacatcaagtgaagatgatgattcaagctttgatgaaatggatgatgagaagatggctctctttttgAAGAGGTTTGtcaaattcatggtgaagaagggctatcgtgcaagaagaaaaaagtcatcatccaagaacaaggaagaagcaagaaggtgcttcaagtgcaaTAGCAAGGATAATCTCATTGCagaat GTCTGCATAGACAAGGACAGAAAACTAACAGTAACTTTAGAGATGCAGAACTGGAGTTTTAG